One region of Oryza sativa Japonica Group chromosome 5, ASM3414082v1 genomic DNA includes:
- the LOC9267076 gene encoding RING-H2 finger protein ATL66, with protein sequence MAAQESAAGTTNQVMRWRYGDVDDSNFAVHGRAVYLLVGLLVAVVVFVALCLYLRWACHRYTPDPEASSSSSAAGAAGAAAAASMHGLDAEAIGGLPVTLYRPRDSSSPPAGKGGGGGVDDDQAAQCSICISALVAGEKVKALPPCGHCFHPDCVDAWLRSQPSCPLCRSLLLAAAATAAKPDVNGGDDDDSAV encoded by the coding sequence ATGGCCGCGCAGGAGAGCGCCGCGGGGACGACGAACCAGGTGATGCGGTGGCGGTACGGGGACGTCGACGACAGCAACTTCGCGGTGCACGGCCGCGCCGTGTACCTGCTGGTCGggctgctcgtcgccgtcgtggtgTTCGTCGCCCTCTGCCTCTACCTCCGCTGGGCGTGCCACCGGTACACGCCCGACCCGgaggcctcctcctcgtcgtcggcggcgggggcggcgggggccgcagcggcggcgtcgatgCACGGGCTCGACGCCGAGGCGATCGGGGGCCTGCCGGTGACGCTGTACCGCCCGCGCGACTCCTCGTCGCCTCCCGccgggaagggcggcggcggtggcgtcgacgacgaccaGGCGGCGCAGTGCTCGATATGCATCAGCGCGCTGGTCGCCGGCGAGAAGGTGAAGGCCCTCCCGCCGTGCGGCCACTGCTTCCACCCGGACTGCGTCGACGCCTGGCTCCGTTCCCAGCCCAGCTGCCCGCTCTGCCGgagcctcctcctcgccgccgccgccaccgccgccaaacCCGACgtcaacggcggcgacgacgacgactccgcCGTGTGA
- the LOC136356476 gene encoding putative F-box protein At3g58960, producing the protein MSVAHLFFFFSFLLLLFSSLLFSMGGGDRLSALSDGVIGHILSFLPANEAARAAVFSPRWHHTFTAVHTVYLVEPDAPVVDHDELAKRQFEPQKYSVLRGLFTCAVLRSLSLGSVRLTLPAAIALPSLETLLLADVTDHERNMQRLISGCPRLADLTLEACYEMAPLSVAGLALRCCHGLDTVVLDDMSSPSELLQAFELQATALR; encoded by the exons atgtcagttgcacatctcttttttttcttctcttttcttctccttctcttctcttctcttctcttctcca tgggtGGCGGCGACCGGCTGAGCGCGCTGAGTGACGGCGTGATCGGCCACATCTTGTCGTTCCTCCCGGCGAatgaggcggcgcgcgcggcggtgtTCTCGCCGCGGTGGCACCACACGTTCACCGCCGTCCACACCGTCTACCTCGTGGAGCCCGACGCCCCCGTTGTCGACCACGACGAGCTTGCCAA GCGGCAGTTCGAGCCACAGAAGTACAGCGTGCTGAGGGGGCTATTCACCTGCGCGGTGCTGCGCTCACTGTCGCTCGGCTCCGTCCGGCTCACTCTGCCCGCGGCCATCGCCCTGCCGTCCCTCGAGACGCTGCTCCTGGCCGACGTCACCGACCACGAGAGGAACATGCAGCGCCTCATCTCCGGCTGCCCGCGCCTCGCCGACCTGACGCTCGAGGCCTGCTATGAGATGGCCCCGCTCTCCGTGGCAGGGCTGGCTCTCCGGTGCTGCCATGGCCTAGACACCGTCGTCCTCGACGAcatgtcgtcgccgtcggagcTACTACAAGCCTTCGAGCTACAAGCCACGGCTCTCCGGTAA
- the LOC4339066 gene encoding pyruvate decarboxylase 1 — MELALVGNPSNGVAKPSCNSVGSLPVVSSNAVINPPVTSAAGATLGRHLARRLVQIGATDVFAVPGDFNLTLLDYLIAEPGLKLIGCCNELNAGYAADGYARARGVGACAVTFTVGGLSVLNAIAGAYSENLPVICIVGGPNSNDYGTNRILHHTIGLPDFSQELRCFQTITCYQAVINNLDDAHEQIDTAIATALRESKPVYISVGCNLAGLSHPTFSREPVPLFISPRLSNKANLEYAVEAAADFLNKAVKPVMVGGPKIRVAKAKKAFAGIAESSGYPFAVMPSAKGLVPEHHPRFIGTYWGAVSTTFCAEIVESADAYLFAGPIFNDYSSVGYSLLLKREKAVIVQPDRVVVGNGPAFGCILMTEFLDALAKRLDRNTTAYDNYRRIFIPDREPPNGQPDEPLRVNILFKHIKEMLSGDTAVIAETGDSWFNCQKLRLPEGCGYEFQMQYGSIGWSVGATLGYAQAAKDKRVISCIGDGSFQMTAQDVSTMLRCGQKSIIFLINNGGYTIEVEIHDGPYNVIKNWDYTGLIDAIHNSDGNCWTKKVRTEEELIEAIATATGAKKDCLCFIEIIVHKDDTSKELLEWGSRVSAANSRPPNPQ; from the exons ATGGAGCTTGCCCTGGTTGGCAACCCTTCGAATGGCGTGGCGAAGCCGTCGTGCAACTCCGTCGGCTCGCTGCCCGTCGTCAGCTCCAACGCCGTCATCAACCCGCCGGTGACCAGCGCGGCGGGCGCCACGCTCGGCAGGCACCTCGCGAGGCGCCTCGTGCAGATCGGCGCCACCGACGTGTTCGCCGTCCCCGGGGACTTCAACCTCACCCTGCTCGACTACCTCATCGCCGAGCCCGGGCTCAAGCTCATCGGCTGCTGCAATGAGCTCAACGCCGGGTACGCGGCCGACGGCtacgcccgcgcccgcggcgtcggcgcctGCGCCGTCACGTTCACCGTCGGTGGCCTCAGCGTGCTCAACGCTATCGCCGGCGCCTACAGCGAGAACCTCCCCGTGATCTGCATCGTCGGCGGGCCCAACTCCAACGACTACGGCACCAACCGCATCCTGCACCACACCATCGGCCTCCCGGACTTCTCACAGGAGCTCCGCTGCTTCCAGACCATCACCTGCTACCAG GCCGTCATTAACAACCTCGACGACGCGCACGAGCAGATCGACACCGCCATCGCGACGGCGCTAAGGGAGAGCAAGCCCGTCTACATCAGCGTGGGCTGCAACCTGGCAGGCCTCTCCCACCCAACGTTCAGTCGCGAGCCAGTGCCACTATTCATCTCGCCAAG GCTGAGCAACAAGGCGAACTTGGAGTACGCCGTCGAAGCCGCGGCGGACTTCCTGAACAAGGCGGTGAAGCCGGTGATGGTCGGTGGGCCAAAGATCCGGGTGGCCAAGGCGAAGAAGGCGTTCGCCGGCATCGCGGAGTCGAGCGGGTACCCGTTCGCGGTGATGCCGTCCGCAAAGGGCCTCGTGCCGGAGCACCACCCGCGGTTCATCGGCACGTACTGGGGCGCCGTGAGCACCACCTTCTGCGCCGAGATCGTCGAGTCCGCCGACGCCTACCTCTTCGCCGGCCCAATCTTCAACGACTACAGCTCCGTCGGCTACTCCCTGCTGCTGAAGCGGGAGAAGGCCGTCATCGTGCAGCCTGACCGCGTGGTGGTCGGCAACGGCCCGGCGTTCGGCTGCATCCTCATGACGGAGTTCCTCGACGCGCTCGCCAAGCGCCTCGACCGCAACACGACGGCATACGACAACTACCGCCGCATCTTCATCCCCGACCGCGAGCCGCCCAATGGCCAGCCCGACGAGCCACTCAGGGTCAACATCCTCTTCAAGCACATCAAGGAGATGCTGTCTGGCgacaccgccgtcatcgccgagACCGGCGACTCGTGGTTCAACTGCCAGAAGCTCAGGCTCCCCGAGGGCTGCGG GTACGAGTTCCAGATGCAGTACGGCTCAATCGGTTGGTCCGTCGGCGCCACGCTCGGATACGCCCAGGCGGCCAAGGACAAGCGCGTCATCTCCTGCATCGGCGACGGAAGCTTCCAG ATGACGGCGCAGGACGTGTCGACGATGCTGCGGTGCGGGCAGAAGAgcatcatcttcctcatcaacaacggcgggtacaccatcgaGGTGGAGATCCACGACGGGCCGTACAACGTCATCAAGAACTGGGACTACACCGGCCTCATCGACGCCATCCACAACTCTGACGGCAACTGCTGGACAAAGAAG GTCCGGACTGAGGAGGAGCTGATAGAGGCGatcgcgacggcgacgggcgccAAGAAAGACTGCCTCTGCTTCATCGAGATCATCGTGCACAAAGATGACACGAGCAAAGAGCTTCTCGAGTGGGGATCCAGGGTCTCGGCTGCCAACAGCAGGCCGCCTAATCCCCAGTGA